A single window of Scylla paramamosain isolate STU-SP2022 chromosome 27, ASM3559412v1, whole genome shotgun sequence DNA harbors:
- the LOC135114421 gene encoding uncharacterized protein LOC135114421 codes for MFCRYFHEIGVPLRLRTDGDPQFTSQEFRSFAEQWGVRHIVTSPHYPQANGHAEAAVKSIKHLILKVAPSGDIDCEEFDRGLLELRNTPNFTGRSPAQVLYGHPLRSCVPAHLDSFSMEWQSKAEDCDRRAATHTENVAVQYDNQARELPKLQVGQQVRLQDPKTHRWDKVGVVMSVGKARTYEVRVPSGRVYWRNRRFLRPVRNTDDPPQCEAPSDGPPAELHRSKRLQGRLSARE; via the coding sequence ATGTTTTGTCGCTACTTCCATGAGATTGGTGTTCCCCTTCGCCTGCGAACGGATGGAGACCCCCAGTTCACCAGCCAGGAATTCCGGAGCTTCGCAGAGCAATGGGGTGTGCGACATATCGTCACATCACCTCACTACCCGCAAGCTAATGGTCATGCTGAGGCCGCTGTGAAATCCATCAAGCACCTCATCCTCAAGGTGGCTCCCTCAGGTGACATAGATTGCGAGGAGTTCGACCGAGGTTTGCTGGAACTTCGGAACACTCCCAACTTCACCGGCCGTTCCCCAGCTCAGGTGCTCTACGGCCACCCTCTCCGGTCCTGCGTTCCTGCCCACCTCGACTCTTTCTCCATGGAGTGGCAGTCCAAAGCTGAGGATTGCGATCGTCGTGCGGCTACCCATACTGAAAATGTTGCAGTCCAGTATGACAACCAGGCACGCGAACTTCCCAAGCTGCAGGTCGGACAGCAAGTCAGGCTACAGGACCCGAAGACCCACCGCTGGGACAAAGTCGGCGTTGTCATGAGCGTTGGCAAAGCCAGGACCTACGAAGTGCGTGTCCCCAGTGGTCGTGTGTACTGGCGCAACCGCCGCTTCTTGCGCCCAGTCCGCAATACCGACGATCCTCCTCAGTGTGAAGCCCCTAGTGATGGACCACCTGCAGAGTTGCATCGCTCCAAGAGGCTTCAAGGCAGACTATCCGCTCGAGAATGA